The genomic interval TCTCGGctattaataaaatttccttttttaaaaaatttatatgacaACGATTATCTTATCCTACATCAGTCTTTTGGTCATAATTAGGCATTAGCCTCTCTGAGTCTCGGCCATAATCAGGCGGAATACCgttgattttttttcccttttttattgTATATGTAAACTAAAGATGGATTTCTTAACTACTACGCATAAATttagattatatttaaggtaaaatataattaaaatgataaaagaccTAGATATTTTTCCAATTAACTAAAAAGGAAATGAATTTAACACAACTATAATTAACAAGCAAtcttaattttctaaaaaaaaataaacatacgTAATTAGAAACAGTTCATATCAAATATAAATTCAAACAGGAATTTATTTtatactattttaaaaataatttatataaatagaaTATTTCCTTATTATACTAATAATTTGTAACGAATTAATAAGATAGATATCGATTTTGATTTATTCACACGTGAATGTAAAAAAGGGACACTAAGCAAGGAAGAGGGGGATTATCCAATTCAATTCTCTTGTTGCCACCGCCGTCgccatctcttcttcttcctagatGTCTACTTCTTGGTCGGAGATTCCTACAGATCTCTTATACTTAATCTTATCCAAGCTCTCGATCCACGACCTCTTTTGCTCCGCCGCCGTATGCTCACATTGGTCTGCCGTGGTTGATAAGGTCCGCCGCAGCCCCGGTGATCAACTTCCTCAAATCCCATGGCTTGTGCCGGAAGAGCAATTCCTCATAGATGGAAAATCTAACAATCGAAACAACTACAACTTCTTCAGCTTAGCTGAGGGCCGCGTGTATGATATCCCGAGCCCTTCTCGCATCCTCAAGGATGTCGTCGATCTTCCCATGGTTGGCTCATAACCGTCAGCGATGTTAGCGTGCAGCTCCTGAACCCTATCACCCGCGCGCATATCAACCTTCCTAATTTCCCCACCGTGGACGACCAGAATTTGGAGGCCGTCAAGGCGGTGTTGTCCTCAGATCCCTCCAAAGGCGGAGATTACTTCGTCGCCTTTGTGTTCTTCTGCCCTTCTACGCAGAAAGAGTTTTTGTTCTTTGTTAATGCAGAGGATGAGAAGTGGAAGATGATAGCTGGAGGTGATTATTACTATGATGACATAGCCTTTCACGGTCGTCACAAGAGCAAGCTCTATGTGGTGGTAGGAGATGATGAACACGACGAAGTGATGGTAGTGGCGTATGATCTCATCACGCCGGATTCGACTCTGACATCGACGCCGGTGGTAGCTCTGTCGGACATCATTTCGTATTTTGATATCGTCTGGTATTTTCTCTGCACGTCTTCGGATGATGATCTACTGCTCACACGGATCATGacgaaaaaatcaaaaaaaaatatttacgaATTGGAGGTTTGGAAGATCGATACAGAGAAATGCGTTATCAGCACAATGAATAATTTGGGGGAGTATACTCTGTTCTTGAGCGCGGCTTCTTCTCTTTGCATTGATACGTCTTCGTTGCCGGATTTGAAGTCGAACTCCATTTATATCTCTATTGACTTGTATAGTATTGGCATTAGTGAGAACTGGATTTACAGCATGGAGGACGAAAGGTTCACCTCATTGAGTTTGCCGGCATTATCATATCGAAAGCgacgacggcggcggcggcggccagtACTAGTTTGGTTTGCACCCAGTATTGCATTGAATGCGGATCCAATATTGTAAACTTAAAGctttcatttttttatatatatatatattttctaatattaggaattgattttaattattgtaggattatataaactcatatataaacatttaattttgaatataagAAATTGTTGTTCTATTTTTTCTCTTTCACTTGTTTAAGGTAATGCTTGTTTAAGTTTCATATCTTAGGTAACCTAGGTGAGTTTATAGCCACCGCAATCAATTATTGAGAAAAAAAAGCTTCTAAATCATCGTAAACTCTCATTATagacttttaaataaattaaatattcatgGACAAgtttaatattagatttgataAGAATATATTTATGTTCGTTCGatatacacaaaatcaattaaatGAACAGGCTTGAACAACTTGgttaactaaataaataagtttgaacacttATATGATCAGTTCGTTAATCTTCGTtgatacggttagtgatggagggacccaagaggaaaggattagaaaagtccaggctatgtggcggtcaaaagtcacgaggaggtggtggtcaatagtcatggcgacttggcggtcaaaaaggcaggctgacagggcagtcagggctcagcataggcagaagcgggttgggatcggcagagctgagcggagtcagcccgagccacagacctgcggttgagggccaggaagtacaaagcgcaggatgcaagtcggtatcggcagagctaagcagaggccaagaactggaagtataggccaatgtgtcggaagcggcagagctgatcagaagtagcccgagctacagacctgcggttgagggccaagaagtacaaagcgcaggatgcggGTTGAAGATCAGCGCAGCTATGTTTAGACAGTTAGGGCTGCAGGCCTGCAAGTTGGAGGCCTGGAAATGCGAACCACATGTGCAGGCTGATGCGGGGACACAATGGATCGGGGGAGCTAAGTAATACgggagcggagaatctcaacagtctgtcaggggtaatcattacataccaacgatgcgggcgaaggcgaaggttcctgaaacgaaaagatgccctcatagccagtagtagcctgccagctgtccctcattacaggataaaacccaagtgcgaaggcggaggttcctaacagaaagatgctttcacaacaaatagcagcgcgacaggtgtccaggactagaggacaaagccgggcgtctaacgttttctgacagaggggcaggttctagcaggaggacgcataaaaggggagaaatccctcgtacgcaggtacgcgcacacactcccccgtcacttttttccacaactgttttccttttctccttctgtctgcttttttctggggaaaaaggacctgacttgagcgtcggagggcctgatccggggactttttccctgggttttggtctctaacgtgagggggggatcgtctgagtgtgcgcagggtcctgcagccgcatcagccacccgtggggagcctgcaccgcccgcgactttccgtcaacgcccagtccaccgcgaccggcctccgtccgactcagcttccggacgggatcaaatttggcgccgtctgtgggaacacaacaacctgttccggagcgtgaagatggaggactccggTCGAAGTTCTAGCCGGAGGATCAACGTAACTATGACTGTAGGGGAGTACGAGCTTTTCAAGGAGGTGAGGAAGCAGGCCGCCTCCAAAAGACAAGACACAGTTTCACGACCTCGCCTAGCCCCTGAGGCATCCAAAGAACTAGCTCCCGCTTCCGACaggagctcaaagaggaagcagccgGAAGAACTCCCGCGTGCTTCATTCCGAGAGCCCCGCCGCGATTATCATCGGTCCGGACCTCGCGGGCGTAGTCCAAAGAAGGAGGAGCCGCCAGCCTCAgtggcggaaagctctctacacccgcctcgggattcaggaaaggggaagGCCGTGAtcatggtgttggttgctactcggaaaacctataggttccactgtacaaaaattttgtacaaagatctgaaccttttcctagctaccatgtgttcttttaaattaaattttggatcgcctgcggaacttaacacgtttgatccaaaacttaatctatttgttcttttaggttttgacttggatctcctgtggaacttaacacgttcgacccaagtctccttaagttattaattccattaaatattaatttccataaaaggttcccagtactgacgtggcgaggcacatggccttcttggatatgggagcaaccaccaccgactagacaaaacatttaatagaaagctaatatttaatttcctaaaataactttaggttaaccaaagagaacaatcaaatcacaaggaaaagaaagaaacaaaagaacacaacatcgaaaaatatattcgaaatactagaacgtaagcctcttgtatttggtattatttccataaataactagcatgatgcggaaaaggaaaaactactagttataccttctagaaagacctcttgatcttctaccgtattcctcttctaacctcggacgttgtgtgggcaacgatctaccaagatgagaaaacaccaaccaccttcttctcctccaagcaaggttcggccacaaaggaaaaacttcaccaaggaggaaaaccaaaatactaactaagctccaagagatgctagctttctctcctttttcttcttcttcttctccaagtagtatccggctaccacaagagctccaatggaagagggagattcggccaccacaagagaaagagagggagaggttggccggccacaccaaggaacaaaagagggagagaaataatagatgttgtttttcttgaaggcaccctcaccccttcttttatattccttggcctaggcaaattaggaaatttaattacaataaaatttcctcaatttccttgatatgatttaattgagaaaaataaaataaaatttccccaattacaatcacatggccggccacatcattggagaataaattggacaagttttaatcaacaattaaaacttcctaatttgtttccagaaattttaaaaaataaaatttctctttaaaatctcttcatggttgataaaaggaaatttctataattttaattttatcaacatgtgaataataattttttaaagagaaaataaaaaatctctccaatctacaaataaggaaagagatctaatctttttctttaatcttttgtagatcttttacaagagagatattttaattttaattctctttaaattatatcttccacataataataaaaattaaaattaaatttcttttttaatttaatttggccggccctactagcttgggttcaagctagggccggccacccaattttatacctaggccggccctagcttgttcccaagctagcttggccggcccctattgggtgggtatagaaggtgggtataggtgtgtatagaactctacaaataagaggctacgatagggaccgagaggaggaattggttttggtctcccgataaaattaagcatcccgtgttcgccccgaacacacaacttaattttatcaatgataattcattccactagagaactatcattgaactaccgcaccgatcccaaattatattttttgactccttcttattatgagtgtgttagtctccctgtgtttaagatatcgaatgtccactaattaagtgagttactgacaactcatttaattaatatctaagtccaagagtagtaccactcaaccttattatcatgtcggactaagtccacctgcagggtttaacatgacaatctttatgagctcctcttgaggacattatcaacctagtatctctaggacacagtttccttctataatcaacaacacacactataagtgataccatttcccaacttatcgagtttattgattcatcgaactaaatctcacccattgataaattaaagaaataaatatcaaacatatgtgcttgttattatattaggattaagagcacacacttccataataactgaggtctttgttcctttataaagtcagtataaaagaaacgacctctaatggtcctactcaatacactctgagtgtactagtgtaattatatagtcaagataaactaatacctaattacactacgaccttctaatggtttgttcctttccattttagtcgtgagctactgtttataatttataaggtactgataacatcatcttctgtatgtgacaccacatactatgttatctacaatataaattaaatgaacaactataaacaaatgtagacaattagaccaaatgtgattctttattcataatgaatgtttacaaagcttaggctttcagtatacactccaacacatggCTGAAGATCTGCCCGAAGATCCTGACGATAAGGTACCTTTCTCTGCCCAGATCTTGAAAGAAAGCCTACCGCGGGGTTACCGAGCCCCAaacattggagaatatgatgggagcaaggacccagaagagcacctgagaaagttcaagaacgcggctatattgtatcaatatagcgatgccgtcaaatgccgagtcttcctgcACACTCTGTCTGGATCGGCgcaaaagtggttcgatggattgcccccagaatCCATCAGCCGCTTCAGGGacttcaaaacggccttcctgtGCCGTTTCGCTAGCAGTCGTAAGTAccaaaaaaccgaccactgtctttttgctctcaagcaggagtCAACGGAGCCCCTGCGAAGCTACATCAATCGATTCAGTCAGGTAGCTAACGACGTCCCCTCTGCCACCTCTGAGatactgatgagcgccttctcccacggattgcgagaaggggaattcttcagggatcTCATCAAAAACCTCGCCCGGAGTTTTGACGATATGGTAGAGAAAGCTTCGtgctacatcaaagtggaagaagcgcaggccgcCAGGCGGAAAGccgagaagacggtggcaccaggcaaccgacctgaaagaagAGCACCACAGCCTGCCCAGCCCTTCCAGCGcattcaacccaggcctgccccccAGCCCGCTCAGGGAGCCAGGCCAGCTCCGCGAGTCGCCGCCATACAagcgcccaggcctggaccaaggggagcaccatattgcacatatcatcgatccaggacacacgatctcagcaactgcttccaattcgcccggGATTCCAGGCGAGCTGCGGAGCAAGGCTTGCGCCCCCCCCCAGAGAATGGAGGCTGCAACTGGACGTGCTCGGCAGGCCCGGCCCGACCTAGCTGGCCCATCTAACCAAGCTGGCCCCGGCGAAGACCGAAGAGACGCCGGAGAACTCGATAATCGGGGCAACGTGGCTGTACGAGAGATTGgtatgatttcaggagggcccactgacggaGACTCAGGCCGGGCACGTAAACCACATAGCCGGCGACTATATGTAGGGGCCGTGGGATGCAGCTACGAGCAGGCATCTAGCCCTGTCCTCAGCTTCGGGCCCCAAGACTTGGAGGGTTTAGAGCTGCCCCACGATGATGCCCTCATAATCAGGGCCGTTAttgctaatagccgagtggctcggatctttgtggataccgggatctcggtcaacattttattcagggctgtgtttgaggagatgcagatcgacgtcgctgagctccaacctgtaaccacttccttgtacggatttacaggtaatgaagtcaaacacatgggtcagatcaagctgaccatttccatgggcactgagccattggtgcgcacgcggaggagcactttcattgtggtggattcgccttcctcctacaacgttatcctgggaaggccagccctgcatgagttccgggctgccgtctccacctttcaccagaagatcaagttcccggtcggcgagcaggtcggagaggtcaagggggagcagaaagtgtctcgtagctgctacatagacatggtccgagtagaggcgcgcaaaagccggaggacgcaagatgggggagtacacgctatccaagaggaacCGCTACCTATTACTGAAGAACCGATCtcttgggaggaggtccagctaCACCCCGACAGAtcggagagcatcactcgcatcgccagtgacttacctccggaGCTTAAAgcggagctgatacagtgtctgagCCGCAACCGAGACGTCTTTGCTTGGTCGCCAGAGGAGTTGCCCGGGGTCAGACCAGAAGTAGCCGAGCACAAATTGCATATTATACCCGAGgctaagccagtcaagcagaaaaAGAGAAACTTCCCTGCCgagcagaataaaattatccgagctgaagtagagCAGCTCCTGAAGGCTGGACACgttcgagaggtgcaattcccgtcttGGCTCTCTAACGTCGTGTTGGTAAAGAAGccaaacaacaagtggagggtgtgcatagactttcgcgacctcaacaaagccactcccaaagactgttatcctctcccgcgtATCTATCAGGTGGTGGACTCAACGGCTggttgtgaaaggatatgcatgatggacgcttatcagggatatcatcaaatacccttagcccaggaagaccaggagaaggtcagcttcataacggctgacggtactttttgctataccgtcatgccattcggactcaggaacgctggagctacctaccaaaggatgatggacaaagtctttcgggctcagatcgggcggaatgtagaggtttatgttgatgacatcctgatcaagtcccctctggcgtccagtctgataaaagatgtagaagaaacttgtgggactctgaggcaatatggggtgaagctgaatcccttgaaatgtctgttcggggccaaaggagggaagtttctgggctatctggtgaccgaacgagggatagaggccaaccctgaGAAGGTGCAAGCACTTTggaacatgcagatccctcagaatctgaaggagacgcagaagctggtcggcaggataacagcCCTATCTTGATTTATCTCCAAATCTGCAGATAGAGCGGCGCCCTTCTTCAAGGTGCTCAGGAAAgcggccaagtttcagtggacggaagaatgcacacaggcctttgaagagctgaagcagtacctggagtctttgccatcactgttcaagcctgttgtgggagagcccctttgggtctacttgtcagccacccccgaggccgtgggggccgtgctaGTTAAGGAGCAGGATAATGTACAACGACCGGTGTAGttcttcagtcatctattgaagggggccgagtctcggtatacggccctggaaaagttggtctatGGACTTATTCTCGTGGCTCGGCGTctccgaccgtattt from Zingiber officinale cultivar Zhangliang chromosome 6B, Zo_v1.1, whole genome shotgun sequence carries:
- the LOC121990760 gene encoding uncharacterized protein LOC121990760, with the protein product MSTSWSEIPTDLLYLILSKLSIHDLFCSAAVCSHWSAVVDKVRRSPGDQLPQIPWLVPEEQFLIDGKSNNRNNYNFFSLAEGRVYDIPSPSRILKDLLNPITRAHINLPNFPTVDDQNLEAVKAVLSSDPSKGGDYFVAFVFFCPSTQKEFLFFVNAEDEKWKMIAGGDYYYDDIAFHGRHKSKLYVVVGDDEHDEVMVVAYDLITPDSTLTSTPVVALSDIISYFDIVWYFLCTSSDDDLLLTRIMTKKSKKNIYELEVWKIDTEKCVISTMNNLGEYTLFLSAASSLCIDTSSLPDLKSNSIYISIDLYSIGISENWIYSMEDERFTSLSLPALSYRKRRRRRRRPVLVWFAPSIALNADPIL